A single genomic interval of Calypte anna isolate BGI_N300 chromosome 3, bCalAnn1_v1.p, whole genome shotgun sequence harbors:
- the CCDC167 gene encoding coiled-coil domain-containing protein 167 isoform X2: MRKIDGLEEKLAHCRQSLEEVDLKLRGEKLSPEGRKSLERERNLLMTKADSYEKELSALRKENRKNAVLALAMGLLIALIYACWTM; the protein is encoded by the exons ATGAGAAAG ATTGATGGACTGGAGGAAAAACTGGCACACTGCAGACAGAGCCTGGAGGAGGTGGATCTTAAATTGCGCGGGGAGAAGCTCAGCCCTGAAGGAAG AAAGTcactggagagagaaagaaacttacTAATGACCAAAGCTGACAGCTATG AGAAAGAACTGAGCGCGCTCCGTAAGGAAAACCGCAAGAATGCTGTCCTTGCTCTGGCCATGGGGTTGCTGATTGCTCTTATTTACGCCTGCTGGACGATGTGA
- the CMTR1 gene encoding cap-specific mRNA (nucleoside-2'-O-)-methyltransferase 1 isoform X1 → MKRRTEPEFSSPQKKQKKRIEELGLTLSSTSDDETQFSNHTTQESSSSSSGSESESEEKRPVFSNEFKQDSLVEGTSSRYSMYNSVSQKLMAKMGFREGEGLGKYGQGRKDIVEVSNQKGRRGFGLTLKGFDGELNIDWQDEPEPSAYEEVDWCLECTTEIPDAQELKEWMTVGKRKMVIEDETEFCSEELLHNVLQCKSVFDELDGEEMRRARTRSNPYEMIRGVFFLNRAAMKMANMDHVFDYMFTNPKDFHGRPLVKERDAELLYFADVCAGPGGFSEYVLWRRKWHAKGFGMTLKGPNDFKLEDFYSASSELFEPYYGEGGIDGDGDITRPENITAFRNFVLDNTDHKGVHFLMADGGFSVEGQNNLQEILSKQLMLCQFLTALSIVRTGGHFVCKTFDLFTPFSVGLVYLLYCCFERVCIFKPVTSRPANSERYVICKGLKLGIDDVRDYLFMVNIRLNQLRNSDVDVNLVVPLNVIKGDQDFYDYIVQSNENHCKVQIKALAKIRAFVQDTTLVEPRQAEIRKECLQLWGIPDQARVAPSSSDPKSKFFELIQGTDIDTFSYKPTPLNSSTLEKIRQVLDFRCMVSGSEQKFLLGLGKSQIYTWDGRQSDRWTKLDLKTELPRDTLLSVEIVYELKGEGKAQRKISAIHILDVLVLNGNDVRNQHFNQRIQLAEKFVKAVSKPSRPDMNPIRVKEVYRLEEIEKIFVRLEMKIIKSSGGVPRLSYTGRDDRHFVPTGLYIVRTVNDPWTMAYSKNSKRKFFFNKMTKHSTFYLPSESIAPFHVCHYSRLFWEWGEGVKVHDSQKRKDPEKLSKEDVLAFIQAHYP, encoded by the exons agTCTTCAAGTAGCAGCAGTGGGTCTGAAAGTGAGAGTGAGGAGAAAAGACCAGTCTTCAGCAATGAGTTCAAACAAGACTCTCTTGTGGAAGGCACTTCATCTCGCTACTCCATGTATAACAGTGTCTCCCAAAAGCTCATG GCCAAGATGGGCTTCCGGGAAGGAGAAGGTCTGGGAAAATATGGCCAAGGCAGGAAGGATATTGTTGAGGTCTCCAAtcagaagggaagaagaggctTTGGGCTGACCCTCAAAGGATTTGATGGGGAGCTCAATATTGATTGGCAGGATGAGCCAGAG CCCAGTGCCTATGAGGAGGTAGACTGGTGCCTCGAGTGTACCACGGAAATCCCTGATGCCCAGGAGCTGAAGGAGTGGATGACTGTGGGCAAG AGGAAGATGGTGATTGAAGATGAAACAGAGTTCTGTAGTGAAGAGCTTTTGCATAATGTCCTGCAGTGCAAG agtGTATTTGATGAGCTGGATGGAGAAGAAATGCGTCGTGCACGGACAAGGTCTAACCCCTATGAGATGATCCGtggagttttctttctgaacag GGCTGCAATGAAGATGGCAAATATGGACCATGTCTTTGATTACATGTTTACAAACCCTAAGGACTTCCATGGG AGGCCCTTGGTAAAGGAGCgagatgcagagctgctctACTTTGCTGATGTGTGTGCTGGTCCTGGAGGCTTCTCAGAGTACGTCTTGTGGAGACGGAAGTGGCATGCAAAAGGATTTGGCATGACCTTGAAAGGACCAAATGATTTTAAACTGGAGGACTTCTATTCTGCTTCCAGTGAGCTCTTTGAACCTTATTATG GAGAGGGAGGGATTGATGGAGATGGAGACATTACTCGCCCAGAAAACATTACTGCTTTCCGGAATTTTGTTTTGGACAATACTGATCACAAGGGAGTGCATTTCTTAATGGCTGATGGG GGTTTCTCAGTGGAGGGTCAGAACAATCTGCAAGAGATCCTAAGCAAACAGCTCATGCTTTGCCAGTTCCTTACAGCATTGTCCATTGTTCGGACAG GAGGACATTTTGTCTGCAAAACCTTTGACCTGTTTACTCCATTCAGTGTGGGACTTGTTTATCTTCTGTATTGCTGCTTTGAGCGAGTGTGCATCTTTAAACCTGTGACAAGCCGCCCTGCCAACTCAGAGAG GTATGTGATATGCAAAGGATTAAAGCTAGGGATTGATGATGTGCGGGACTATCTCTTCATGGTGAACATCAGGCTGAACCAGCTGCGCAACTCTGACGTGGATGTGAATCTTGTTGTCCCACTGAACGTGATCAAAGGCGACCAGGACTTCTATGATTACATTGTCCAGTCCAATGAAAA CCACTGCAAAGTTCAGATAAAGGCACTAGCCAAAATTCGTGCTTTTGTTCAAGACAC GACACTTGTGGAGCCACGGCAGGCTGAAATCCGAAAGGAGTGTCTCCAGTTATGGGGG ATTCCTGATCAGGCTCGTGTTGCTCCTTCATCTTCAGATCCCAAGTCCAAGTTCTTTGAGCTTATCCAG GGCACGGACATCGATACCTTCAGTTACAAACCCACTCCTCTGAATTCCAGCACACTGGAGAAAATTCGGCAAGTGTTGGATTTCCGATGTATGGTGTCTGGAAGTGAGCAGAAATTCCTCCTGGGGCTAGGG AAATCACAGATCTACACCTGGGATGGTCGCCAGTCAGACCGCTGGACAAAGCTGGATTTGAAAACAGAGCTGCCAAGAGATACTCTTCTCTCAGTGGAGATTGTTTATGAGCTGAAAGGAGAG GGGAAAGCCCAGCGAAAAATCAGTGCCATCCACATACTTGATGTCTTGGTGCTGAATGGCAATGATGTTCGAAACCAGCATTTCAACCAGAG gaTTCAGCTGGCAGAGAAGTTTGTCAAAGCTGTTTCTAAACCAAGCCGGCCAGATATGAACCCCATCCG AGTGAAGGAAGTGTACAGATTGGAGGAAATAGAGAAGATTTTTGTGAG GTTAGAGATGAAAATCATCAAGAGCTCAGGGGGGGTGCCCCGGTTATCCTACACTGGCCGAGATGATCGGCACTTTGTGCCCACAGGACTCTACATCGTACGGACTGTGAATG ATCCCTGGACAATGGCATACAGcaaaaactccaagagaaaattCTTCTTCAACAAAATGACCAAGCATTCAACCTTCTATCTCCCTTCTGAATCCATTGCACCCTTTCA TGTCTGCCATTACAGCCGCCTCTTCTGGGAGTGGGGGGAAGGTGTCAAAGTGCACGATTCTCAGAAGAGGAAAGATCCAGAGAAGCTATCAAAGGAAGATGTGCTGGCTTTCATCCAAGCACACTACCCCTAA
- the CCDC167 gene encoding coiled-coil domain-containing protein 167 isoform X3, whose translation MGRRREGLSVAREIDGLEEKLAHCRQSLEEVDLKLRGEKLSPEGRKSLERERNLLMTKADSYGMLLACLQAPVDQCVNSLTAL comes from the exons ATGGGCAGGCGGCGAGAGGGGCTGAGCGTGGCCCGGGAG ATTGATGGACTGGAGGAAAAACTGGCACACTGCAGACAGAGCCTGGAGGAGGTGGATCTTAAATTGCGCGGGGAGAAGCTCAGCCCTGAAGGAAG AAAGTcactggagagagaaagaaacttacTAATGACCAAAGCTGACAGCTATG GGATGCTCCTTGCATGTCTTCAGGCTCCTGTTGATCAGTGTGTTAACAGCTTGACAGCACTCTGA
- the CCDC167 gene encoding coiled-coil domain-containing protein 167 isoform X1, whose product MGRRREGLSVAREIDGLEEKLAHCRQSLEEVDLKLRGEKLSPEGRKSLERERNLLMTKADSYEKELSALRKENRKNAVLALAMGLLIALIYACWTM is encoded by the exons ATGGGCAGGCGGCGAGAGGGGCTGAGCGTGGCCCGGGAG ATTGATGGACTGGAGGAAAAACTGGCACACTGCAGACAGAGCCTGGAGGAGGTGGATCTTAAATTGCGCGGGGAGAAGCTCAGCCCTGAAGGAAG AAAGTcactggagagagaaagaaacttacTAATGACCAAAGCTGACAGCTATG AGAAAGAACTGAGCGCGCTCCGTAAGGAAAACCGCAAGAATGCTGTCCTTGCTCTGGCCATGGGGTTGCTGATTGCTCTTATTTACGCCTGCTGGACGATGTGA
- the CMTR1 gene encoding cap-specific mRNA (nucleoside-2'-O-)-methyltransferase 1 isoform X2: MMKLNLVIILLKAKMGFREGEGLGKYGQGRKDIVEVSNQKGRRGFGLTLKGFDGELNIDWQDEPEPSAYEEVDWCLECTTEIPDAQELKEWMTVGKRKMVIEDETEFCSEELLHNVLQCKSVFDELDGEEMRRARTRSNPYEMIRGVFFLNRAAMKMANMDHVFDYMFTNPKDFHGRPLVKERDAELLYFADVCAGPGGFSEYVLWRRKWHAKGFGMTLKGPNDFKLEDFYSASSELFEPYYGEGGIDGDGDITRPENITAFRNFVLDNTDHKGVHFLMADGGFSVEGQNNLQEILSKQLMLCQFLTALSIVRTGGHFVCKTFDLFTPFSVGLVYLLYCCFERVCIFKPVTSRPANSERYVICKGLKLGIDDVRDYLFMVNIRLNQLRNSDVDVNLVVPLNVIKGDQDFYDYIVQSNENHCKVQIKALAKIRAFVQDTTLVEPRQAEIRKECLQLWGIPDQARVAPSSSDPKSKFFELIQGTDIDTFSYKPTPLNSSTLEKIRQVLDFRCMVSGSEQKFLLGLGKSQIYTWDGRQSDRWTKLDLKTELPRDTLLSVEIVYELKGEGKAQRKISAIHILDVLVLNGNDVRNQHFNQRIQLAEKFVKAVSKPSRPDMNPIRVKEVYRLEEIEKIFVRLEMKIIKSSGGVPRLSYTGRDDRHFVPTGLYIVRTVNDPWTMAYSKNSKRKFFFNKMTKHSTFYLPSESIAPFHVCHYSRLFWEWGEGVKVHDSQKRKDPEKLSKEDVLAFIQAHYP, from the exons GCCAAGATGGGCTTCCGGGAAGGAGAAGGTCTGGGAAAATATGGCCAAGGCAGGAAGGATATTGTTGAGGTCTCCAAtcagaagggaagaagaggctTTGGGCTGACCCTCAAAGGATTTGATGGGGAGCTCAATATTGATTGGCAGGATGAGCCAGAG CCCAGTGCCTATGAGGAGGTAGACTGGTGCCTCGAGTGTACCACGGAAATCCCTGATGCCCAGGAGCTGAAGGAGTGGATGACTGTGGGCAAG AGGAAGATGGTGATTGAAGATGAAACAGAGTTCTGTAGTGAAGAGCTTTTGCATAATGTCCTGCAGTGCAAG agtGTATTTGATGAGCTGGATGGAGAAGAAATGCGTCGTGCACGGACAAGGTCTAACCCCTATGAGATGATCCGtggagttttctttctgaacag GGCTGCAATGAAGATGGCAAATATGGACCATGTCTTTGATTACATGTTTACAAACCCTAAGGACTTCCATGGG AGGCCCTTGGTAAAGGAGCgagatgcagagctgctctACTTTGCTGATGTGTGTGCTGGTCCTGGAGGCTTCTCAGAGTACGTCTTGTGGAGACGGAAGTGGCATGCAAAAGGATTTGGCATGACCTTGAAAGGACCAAATGATTTTAAACTGGAGGACTTCTATTCTGCTTCCAGTGAGCTCTTTGAACCTTATTATG GAGAGGGAGGGATTGATGGAGATGGAGACATTACTCGCCCAGAAAACATTACTGCTTTCCGGAATTTTGTTTTGGACAATACTGATCACAAGGGAGTGCATTTCTTAATGGCTGATGGG GGTTTCTCAGTGGAGGGTCAGAACAATCTGCAAGAGATCCTAAGCAAACAGCTCATGCTTTGCCAGTTCCTTACAGCATTGTCCATTGTTCGGACAG GAGGACATTTTGTCTGCAAAACCTTTGACCTGTTTACTCCATTCAGTGTGGGACTTGTTTATCTTCTGTATTGCTGCTTTGAGCGAGTGTGCATCTTTAAACCTGTGACAAGCCGCCCTGCCAACTCAGAGAG GTATGTGATATGCAAAGGATTAAAGCTAGGGATTGATGATGTGCGGGACTATCTCTTCATGGTGAACATCAGGCTGAACCAGCTGCGCAACTCTGACGTGGATGTGAATCTTGTTGTCCCACTGAACGTGATCAAAGGCGACCAGGACTTCTATGATTACATTGTCCAGTCCAATGAAAA CCACTGCAAAGTTCAGATAAAGGCACTAGCCAAAATTCGTGCTTTTGTTCAAGACAC GACACTTGTGGAGCCACGGCAGGCTGAAATCCGAAAGGAGTGTCTCCAGTTATGGGGG ATTCCTGATCAGGCTCGTGTTGCTCCTTCATCTTCAGATCCCAAGTCCAAGTTCTTTGAGCTTATCCAG GGCACGGACATCGATACCTTCAGTTACAAACCCACTCCTCTGAATTCCAGCACACTGGAGAAAATTCGGCAAGTGTTGGATTTCCGATGTATGGTGTCTGGAAGTGAGCAGAAATTCCTCCTGGGGCTAGGG AAATCACAGATCTACACCTGGGATGGTCGCCAGTCAGACCGCTGGACAAAGCTGGATTTGAAAACAGAGCTGCCAAGAGATACTCTTCTCTCAGTGGAGATTGTTTATGAGCTGAAAGGAGAG GGGAAAGCCCAGCGAAAAATCAGTGCCATCCACATACTTGATGTCTTGGTGCTGAATGGCAATGATGTTCGAAACCAGCATTTCAACCAGAG gaTTCAGCTGGCAGAGAAGTTTGTCAAAGCTGTTTCTAAACCAAGCCGGCCAGATATGAACCCCATCCG AGTGAAGGAAGTGTACAGATTGGAGGAAATAGAGAAGATTTTTGTGAG GTTAGAGATGAAAATCATCAAGAGCTCAGGGGGGGTGCCCCGGTTATCCTACACTGGCCGAGATGATCGGCACTTTGTGCCCACAGGACTCTACATCGTACGGACTGTGAATG ATCCCTGGACAATGGCATACAGcaaaaactccaagagaaaattCTTCTTCAACAAAATGACCAAGCATTCAACCTTCTATCTCCCTTCTGAATCCATTGCACCCTTTCA TGTCTGCCATTACAGCCGCCTCTTCTGGGAGTGGGGGGAAGGTGTCAAAGTGCACGATTCTCAGAAGAGGAAAGATCCAGAGAAGCTATCAAAGGAAGATGTGCTGGCTTTCATCCAAGCACACTACCCCTAA